A window of the Cystobacter fuscus genome harbors these coding sequences:
- the egtD gene encoding L-histidine N(alpha)-methyltransferase: MAAGKGRQRWEAGQPAVTMQVHVRPGDARRMLRTEVLEGLCVEGRQKELSPKWLYDERGSQLFDDITRLPEYYPTRREREILREHARDIARACAAHTLVELGSGSSEKTRLLLDALREEGGLERFVPFDVSESFLRQSAEAVARDYPGLHVHAVVGDFERHLGRWPREGRTLVAFLGGTIGNLKPAERARFYARLAEGMEPGDGLLVGTDLLKSRSRLFAAYNDRAGVTAAFNRNVLRVLNHELQADFDPEAFEHLAPFDEENQWVEMRLISTRAQAVRLPALERFVNFAEGEVLRTEVSCKFHPARVEEELAAAGLERVGYWTDAAGDFALSLARKH; the protein is encoded by the coding sequence GCACGTGCGGCCGGGAGACGCGCGGCGCATGCTGCGCACGGAGGTGCTCGAGGGGCTGTGCGTGGAGGGGCGGCAGAAGGAGCTGTCCCCCAAGTGGCTCTACGACGAGCGCGGCAGCCAGCTCTTCGACGACATCACCCGCCTGCCCGAGTACTACCCCACGCGGCGCGAGCGGGAAATCCTCCGGGAGCACGCGCGGGACATCGCGCGCGCGTGCGCGGCCCACACGCTCGTGGAGCTGGGCAGTGGCAGCAGCGAGAAGACGCGGCTGCTGCTCGACGCGCTCCGGGAGGAGGGCGGCCTCGAGCGCTTCGTCCCCTTCGACGTGAGCGAGTCCTTCCTGCGCCAGTCGGCCGAGGCGGTGGCGCGCGACTACCCCGGGCTGCACGTGCACGCGGTGGTGGGGGACTTCGAGCGACACCTGGGGCGCTGGCCGCGCGAGGGCCGCACGCTGGTGGCCTTCCTCGGCGGCACCATCGGCAACCTCAAGCCCGCCGAGCGCGCACGCTTCTACGCCCGGCTCGCCGAGGGGATGGAGCCGGGGGACGGCCTGCTGGTGGGGACGGATCTGCTCAAGAGCCGCTCGCGGCTGTTCGCGGCGTACAACGATCGGGCGGGGGTGACGGCGGCCTTCAACCGCAACGTCCTGCGGGTGCTCAACCACGAGCTCCAGGCGGACTTCGACCCCGAGGCCTTCGAGCACCTGGCGCCCTTCGACGAGGAGAACCAGTGGGTGGAGATGAGGCTCATCTCCACCCGGGCCCAGGCGGTGCGGCTGCCGGCGCTCGAGCGCTTCGTGAACTTCGCCGAGGGCGAGGTGCTGCGCACGGAGGTGAGCTGCAAGTTCCACCCCGCGCGGGTGGAGGAGGAGCTGGCGGCGGCGGGCCTCGAGCGCGTGGGGTACTGGACGGACGCGGCGGGAGACTTCGCCTTGTCGCTCGCACGCAAACACTGA